The proteins below come from a single Miscanthus floridulus cultivar M001 chromosome 1, ASM1932011v1, whole genome shotgun sequence genomic window:
- the LOC136483650 gene encoding uncharacterized protein codes for MEQLVGVHHHHHHSLSPRAPRTPTRPQPQPQPQPLLHHLPPSNRLRDLHSQIRIHPAVPVASRVLRATPPFFLILLAAVTIFSAPTPLLRLRSASPRPLLLPMPAPPPPPPAPELFDLDGGSVRVRLTNVGAAVTSLLVPDKNGVLADVVLGFDSLDPYLNGTSPYFGCILGRVANRIKDGKFTLNGVHYNLSINNPPNTLHGGFKGFDKTVWEVAECNKGDKPSITFKYYSRDGEEGYPGDVSVTVRYSLLPSATLKLEMEAIPLNKATPISLAQHTYWNLAGHDSGDVLSHSVQIWGSQITPVDQTSIPTGEFMPVSGTPFDFLTGNRIGSRIDQVPGGYDHNYMLDSSEVRSGLRHVAKVVDPSSSRALDIWADAPGVQFYTGNFLHGIVGKGGAVYGKHAGLCLETQGFPNAVNQPNFPSVVFHPGEKYRHMMLFEFSTE; via the exons ATGGAGCAGCTGGTGGgagttcaccaccaccaccaccactcgcTCTCCCCTCGGGCTCCTCGCACCCCGACCcgcccgcagccgcagccgcagccgcagccgctcctccaccacctcccccCGTCCAACAGGCTCCGGGATCTCCACTCCCAGATTCGCATTCACCCCGCGGTCCCCGTGGCCAGCAGGGTCCTCCGCGCCACCCCGCccttcttcctcatcctcctcgccGCCGTCACCATCTTCTCCGCCCCCACGCCGCTGCTCCGCCTCCGCTCCGCCTCTCCCAGGCCGCTGCTCCTCCCgatgcccgcgccgccgccgccaccccctgCGCCGGAGCTCTTTGATCTAGACGGCGGGAGCGTTCGGGTCCGCCTCACCAATGTCGGCGCCGCCGTCACCTCGCTCCTCGTCCCGGACAAGAACG GGGTTCTCGCTGATGTGGTGCTCGGATTCGACTCGCTGGATCCGTACCTG AATGGAACCTCACCTTACTTTGGCTGCATTCTTGGTCGAGTTGcaaatagaatcaaggatggaaagTTCACTCTAAATGGGGTGCATTACAATCTGAGTATCAACAACCCACCTAACACCCTTCATG GTGGATTTAAAGGGTTTGACAAAACTGTATGGGAAGTCGCCGAATGTAACAAAGGGGACAAGCCCTCAATTACCTTCAAGTATTATAGTAGAGATGGAGAGGAAG GTTACCCAGGTGATGTTTCTGTTACTGTCAGATATTCACTTCTTCCAAGTGCAACACTGAAACTTGAGATGGAAGCCATACCATTGAACAAGGCCACACCCATCAGTTTAGCACAGCACACCTATTGGAACCTGGCAGGCCATGACTCAGGAGATGTGCTTTCACATTCGGTCCAGATATGGGGCTCTCAGATAACTCCAGTAGATCAAACCTCAATACCTACAGGCGAGTTCATGCCAGTAAGTGGCACTCCCTTTGATTTTCTGACTGGGAACAGAATTGGAAGCAGAATTGATCAGGTCCCTGGTGGTTATGATCATAATTACATGCTTGACTCCAGTGAAGTGAGGTCAGGTCTGCGACATGTGGCAAAAGTGGTAGACCCGTCTAGTTCGAGGGCCCTAGACATTTGGGCTGATGCACCTGGAGTGCAGTTCTACACTGGAAATTTTCTTCATGGCATCGTGGGCAAAGGAGGTGCGGTCTATGGAAAGCATGCTGGCCTCTGCCTCGAGACGCAAGGTTTCCCGAATGCTGTTAATCAACCTAATTTTCCCTCAGTTGTCTTTCACCCTGGTGAGAAGTACAGGCATATGATGCTGTTTGAATTCTCTACCGAGTGA
- the LOC136483655 gene encoding uncharacterized protein — translation MAAPVEIGAQGTVGSLVLREVEYFRRMEVAGGHGKKSSSKVVAASGGGGSPRSNGKKPKKKKGAAAGNGGSFLPRMCSSAEVAEDPGSGRRERPSRVRYRPLGDDGDALPQLD, via the coding sequence ATGGCGGCGCCGGTGGAGATCGGCGCGCAGGGCACGGTGGGCTCGCTGGTGCTCCGAGAGGTAGAGTACTTCCGGAGGATGGAGGTCGCCGGCGGCCACGGCAAGAAGAGCAGCAGCAAGGTCGTTgcagccagcggcggcggcggcagcccccGGAGCAACGGCAAgaagcccaagaagaagaagggtgccgCGGCAGGCAATGGTGGGTCCTTCTTGCCGAGGATGTGCTCGTCGGCGGAGGTCGCCGAGGACCCCGGCAGCGGCCGGAGGGAGCGGCCCTCCAGGGTCCGCTACCGGCCTCTGGGCGACGACGGAGACGCTCTGCCTCAGCTGGACTAG
- the LOC136483664 gene encoding tyrosine N-monooxygenase-like — translation MYFPTQIYMMSSNASSSMALAPSHAHAVTPLTVLCTFLALALLFLYRTKATSSKKTQLHQLPPGPAGLPIIGSLHCVVSKRPVFRWIHGLLKHMHTNILCLRFGAIHVVVVACPEIAREVFRKNDAVFASRPLTSATELFSFGYKGSILSPHGEQWKKMRRVITSDILSASMERRLQRQRAEEADHLIRFVYNQCNTSDNSAVNVRHVAQHFCGNMIRRLVFGKRRFSVAAGAAGNGSGPGPEEVAHVDALFTLLNHMYSFSVSDYIPAAWTWMIAGLDLDGQKKVAKSVMKTINRLHDPIIQERIHEWDGLRKCGDKREARDFLDVLVSLQDSQGRRFLSFDEIQAQTAEIMYATVDNPSNAVEWALAEMMNQPEVMHKAMDELNTVVGKDRLVQESDIPHLNYLKACIREAFRLHPYHAFNPPHVAMEDAVVSGYFIPKGSHVLLSRVGLGRNSDVWDAPLQFRPERHLMMKEHVVLTELDLRFVSFSAGRRGCPGVSLGSSVTMMLFARLLQGFTWTKPPGVRAIKLKESTTSLTLAEPLFLQAQPRLPVHLYASV, via the exons ATGTACTTCCCAACACAAATATATATGATGAGCTCCAACGCATCATCAAGCATGGCACTAGCACCTAGCCATGCACATGCCGTCACTCCATTAACAGTACTTTGCACCTTTCTTGCCCTAGCTTTATTATTTCTCTACCGAACCAAAGCAACGTCATCCAAGAAAACACAGCTGCACCAGCTGCCGCCAGGTCCGGCTGGGTTGCCTATCATCGGCAGCCTGCACTGTGTGGTGTCAAAGAGGCCGGTGTTCCGATGGATCCATGGCCTTCTCAAGCACATGCACACCAACATCCTATGCCTCCGCTTTGGAGCTATCCATGTCGTAGTAGTTGCCTGCCCAGAGATAGCCCGTGAGGTTTTCAGAAAGAATGACGCAGTCTTCGCGTCTCGCCCCCTAACATCCGCCACTGAATTGTTCAGCTTCGGGTACAAGGGCTCCATCCTGTCGCCGCACGGGGAGCAGTGGAAGAAGATGAGGCGGGTGATCACCTCCGATATCCTCTCCGCGTCGATGGAGCGGCGTCTACAGCGCCAGCGAGCGGAGGAGGCCGACCACCTCATCAGGTTCGTCTACAACCAGTGCAACACCTCAGATAACAGCGCCGTCAATGTGCGTCATGTAGCCCAGCATTTCTGCGGCAACATGATACGGAGGCTCGTGTTCGGCAAGAGACGCTTCTCGGTTGCTGCTGGTGCTGCTGGCAATGGCAGTGGCCCTGGTCCTGAGGAGGTGGCGCACGTGGACGCGCTCTTCACGCTGTTGAACCACATGTACAGCTTCTCCGTTTCAGATTACATCCCTGCTGCGTGGACGTGGATGATTGCTGGCCTCGATCTTGACGGCCAAAAGAAGGTTGCCAAGAGCGTAATGAAGACTATAAACAGATTGCATGATCCCATCATACAAGAGAGGATCCATGAGTGGGATGGTCTTCGCAAATGCGGTGACAAGAGAGAGGCCAGAGATTTTCTTGACGTGCTAGTTTCTCTTCAGGATTCACAAGGGCGACGTTTTTTGTCGTTTGACGAAATACAAGCACAGACAGCG GAGATAATGTATGCAACTGTCGACAATCCATCAAACGCGGTTGAGTGGGCACTTGCGGAGATGATGAACCAACCGGAGGTCATGCACAAAGCAATGGACGAGCTGAACACTGTTGTTGGCAAGGACAGGCTCGTCCAAGAATCTGACATCCCTCACCTCAACTATCTGAAAGCGTGCATACGGGAGGCCTTCCGCTTGCACCCCTACCACGCTTTCAACCCACCCCACGTCGCCATGGAAGACGCCGTCGTTTCTGGCTACTTCATTCCCAAGGGCAGCCATGTCCTTCTGAGCCGGGTGGGTCTTGGCCGGAACTCAGACGTCTGGGATGCTCCTCTCCAATTCCGGCCAGAGCGACACCTGATGATGAAAGAGCATGTGGTTCTCACCGAGCTGGACCTTAGGTTCGTCTCGTTCAGCGCAGGTAGGAGGGGATGCCCAGGGGTGTCACTTGGCAGCTCCGTTACAATGATGCTCTTCGCAAGGCTTCTGCAAGGGTTCACATGGACCAAGCCTCCTGGCGTTCGTGCAATCAAGCTCAAGGAATCCACTACAAGTCTCACACTAGCTGAGCCACTCTTCTTACAAGCTCAGCCTCGTTTGCCAGTGCATCTTTATGCGTCTGTTTAG